Proteins co-encoded in one Artemia franciscana chromosome 10, ASM3288406v1, whole genome shotgun sequence genomic window:
- the LOC136031804 gene encoding uncharacterized protein LOC136031804, whose product MTPTKFKELLAIVKSKIEKKHTNWRRPITAATRLALTIRHLATGESKRSLSYYLIGRSTVTLIVAETTEAIWTSMKSQCLKPPTQSTFQTIADKFLRRWNFPNCIGAIDGKYIRLRCPENSGSTYFCHKTFFSVVLMAVVDADYKFQFVDVGAEGSAGDSSIFARSSFGRAILNGTIETPEPKPIPNGTILPQVFVADEAFPLKKNIMRPFPGGLSVADRQKRVYNYRLSRARLVVENTFGILAARWRIFNSPIDCILETVDSIVKVQNTSFDLIFHN is encoded by the coding sequence ATGACTCCTACAAAATTCAAGGAACTCTTAGCAATTGTTAAAAGTAAGATTGAGAAGAAACATACCAATTGGAGGAGACCTATTACAGCAGCTACGAGACTTGCACTGACGATCAGGCATCTTGCTACAGGAGAGTCAAAGAGGTCTTTGTCCTACTATTTGATTGGCCGTTCGACAGTGACTCTTATAGTGGCAGAAACGACAGAGGCCATTTGGACTAGCATGAAAAGTCAATGTTTGAAGCCACCAACCCAATCCACGTTCCAGACAATCGCTGACAAGTTTCTGAGGCGGTGGAACTTTCCAAATTGCATAGGAGCAATTGATGGAAAATATATCAGGTTGAGATGCCCAGAAAACAGTGGCTCTACGTATTTCTGCCACAAGACATTCTTTAGTGTTGTACTGATGGCAGTTGTTGATGCTGACTATAAGTTTCAGTTTGTAGACGTTGGAGCAGAGGGTAGTGCTGGTGACTCAAGTATATTTGCCAGGTCATCGTTTGGGCGTGCCATTCTGAACGGAACAATTGAAACTCCTGAGCCTAAGCCCATCCCTAATGGGACCATCTTACCACAGGTTTTCGTAGCTGACGAGGCATTCCCCTTGAAAAAGAACATAATGAGACCATTTCCAGGTGGCTTGAGTGTAGCTGACAGACAGAAAAGGGTCTACAATTACCGTTTGTCTCGAGCTCGCTTGGTTGTAGAAAACACATTTGGAATCTTAGCTGCACGCTggcgtatttttaactcaccTATTGATTGCATACTTGAAACAGTTGATTCAATAGTCAAAGTTCAAAATACGTCATTtgatctaatttttcataattaa